A single genomic interval of Anopheles darlingi chromosome X, idAnoDarlMG_H_01, whole genome shotgun sequence harbors:
- the LOC125955174 gene encoding trypsin-2-like translates to MRLSIVGAMLALSSLPTVVWTDQGRIIGGFEAIPEDTKHQVSLRLKHLEDRKFGWGHICGGSLIGARLVLTAAHCLMDSLGRPLGPQNYVIVGGGTERSTQTTDTFTSPISEIILHEAYDDELSRNDIALLRLSTAVPSAHPTLVAIPLCEETPVAGSQCQVSGWGTTASGVQESVERLMAVNITIVAMSICNGTDSYDGELAAGMLCAGEPAGGKDSCQGDSGGPLVCEGRLAGVVSFGNECGLEGFPGVYSDVAYYREWIRANGARALAANVWIALLALVAVAGVAALHGSWEANAR, encoded by the exons ATGCGCCTCAGTATTGTAGGCGCAATGCTGGCGCTCTCTTCTCTGCCCACCGTTGTTTGGACGGATCAGGGTCGCATCATTGGTGGCTTTGAGGCGATCCCCGAGGATACGAAACATCAG GTTTCGCTGCGGTTGAAGCACCTGGAGGACCGGAAGTTCGGTTGGGGGCACATCTGCGGCGGTAGCCTGATCGGTGCCCGGCTAGTGCTTACCGCTGCCCACTGCCTGATGGACAGCCTGGGACGGCCACTCGGACCGCAGAACTacgtcatcgtcggtggcggtacCGAGCGGTCGACGCAAACCACCGACACCTTCACCAGCCCGATCAGTGAGATAATCCTGCACGAGGCCTACGATGATGAGCTGTCACGCAACGATATTGCGCTGCTACGG CTGAGTACCGCCGTACCCTCCGCTCATCCGACGCTGGTTGCGATACCGCTGTGCGAGGAGACACCGGTAGCGGGCAGCCAATGCCAGGTATCGGGCTGGGGTACCACGGCTTCG GGTGTGCAGGAGTCGGTGGAGCGGTTGATGGCAGTGAACATCACGATCGTGGCGATGTCGATCTGTAACGGGACGGACAGCTACGATGGTGAGCTGGCAGCGGGCATGCTGTGTGCCGGTGAGCCGGCGGGCGGAAAGGACAGCTGTCAGGGTGATTCGGGTGGACCGCTCGTCTGCGAGGGTCGGCTGGCCGGTGTCGTCTCGTTCGGCAACGAGTGCGGGCTGGAGGGTTTCCCGGGCGTCTACAGTGACGTGGCGTACTATCGGGAGTGGATCCGGGCGAACGGTGCCCGTGCGCTCGCCGCCAACGTCTGGATTGCGCTGCTCGctctcgtcgccgtcgccggcgtcgCCGCCTTACACGGTTCCTGGGAAGCGAATGCTCGGTAG